The following are encoded together in the Candidatus Dormiibacterota bacterium genome:
- a CDS encoding dipeptidase yields the protein MKKACDNNIMDTAIERYVDERREEYLEELRSWIAIPSVSADPAHAADVRRCCERLVRRMEEIGFNARVLPTDGNPLAYGEWLGAPGKPTILIYGHYDVQPADPIELWESPPFEGTVRDGKIYGRGSVDDKGQVLMHFAALEAHLRTRGRLPVNVRVIVEGEEEIGSPNFEAALERYRDLFAADVAIISDTAVFAEDVPSLTTSVRGLVNWEITVHGPAADTHSGYYGGILRNPIEALARIIASLKDADDRVAVPGFYDGVAELDAAQAAELRALPFDESTEAAQLGVPALAGERGRLPLERMWFRPTLECNGIWGGYQGPGSKTIIPSWAKAKLSARLVGTQDPERVRALVTEYIERIAPAGVRVEVQDGGLTRAVVMSRDHAAVGAASRAMQAGFGKAPVYIGTGGSIGPVASFDRILGLPQVMIGVGLPDDQIHAPNEKFNLAQLFGGIATMCVLYDELAAIG from the coding sequence TTGAAAAAGGCGTGTGACAACAATATTATGGATACGGCGATCGAGCGCTACGTAGATGAGCGGCGCGAGGAATACTTGGAAGAGCTGCGGTCCTGGATTGCGATTCCGTCGGTCTCGGCCGACCCCGCTCATGCCGCCGACGTGCGCCGATGCTGCGAGCGGCTCGTGCGACGCATGGAAGAGATCGGATTCAACGCGCGCGTGCTGCCAACCGACGGCAACCCGTTGGCTTACGGCGAGTGGCTCGGCGCACCGGGTAAACCCACGATCCTGATCTACGGGCACTACGACGTGCAGCCCGCCGATCCGATCGAACTGTGGGAGAGCCCGCCGTTCGAAGGGACCGTGCGCGACGGAAAAATCTACGGCCGCGGCAGCGTCGACGATAAGGGCCAGGTCTTGATGCATTTCGCGGCGTTGGAGGCGCATCTGCGCACGCGCGGCCGGTTGCCGGTCAACGTGCGCGTCATCGTCGAAGGCGAAGAAGAGATCGGCTCCCCGAATTTCGAGGCTGCGCTGGAGCGCTATCGCGATCTTTTCGCAGCCGACGTCGCGATCATCAGCGATACCGCGGTCTTCGCCGAGGACGTGCCGTCGCTCACCACCTCGGTGCGCGGCTTGGTGAACTGGGAGATCACGGTGCACGGGCCGGCCGCCGATACGCACTCGGGCTACTACGGCGGCATTCTGCGCAATCCGATCGAAGCGCTTGCACGCATCATCGCCTCGCTCAAAGATGCCGACGACCGGGTCGCCGTGCCCGGCTTCTACGACGGCGTTGCCGAACTCGACGCGGCGCAAGCCGCGGAACTGCGCGCGTTGCCGTTTGACGAAAGCACCGAGGCCGCGCAACTCGGCGTTCCGGCGCTCGCCGGCGAACGCGGCCGGCTCCCGCTCGAACGCATGTGGTTTCGTCCGACGCTGGAGTGCAACGGCATTTGGGGCGGGTATCAGGGCCCCGGCAGCAAGACCATCATCCCGAGTTGGGCCAAAGCCAAACTCTCGGCGCGTCTGGTCGGCACGCAGGATCCCGAACGCGTGCGAGCGCTCGTTACCGAGTACATCGAACGGATCGCTCCGGCCGGCGTGCGCGTCGAAGTCCAAGACGGCGGCCTGACGCGAGCGGTGGTGATGTCACGCGATCATGCCGCGGTTGGAGCGGCATCGCGCGCCATGCAGGCGGGCTTTGGCAAAGCGCCCGTCTACATCGGCACGGGCGGATCGATCGGCCCGGTTGCGAGCTTCGATCGGATACTGGGGCTGCCGCAGGTGATGATCGGCGTGGGCCTGCCCGACGACCAAATTCACGCACCGAACGAAAAATTCAATCTCGCGCAGCTCTTCGGAGGCATCGCGACGATGTGCGTGCTCTACGACGAACTCGCGGCGATCGGCTAA